One Nicotiana sylvestris chromosome 12, ASM39365v2, whole genome shotgun sequence genomic window carries:
- the LOC138883191 gene encoding uncharacterized protein — MGLDAMKQSIAKNATDGSFVDKTFARITQILDKMAKHNHAWHSEDTTGGIAYGTPSLTTMIKENQERDQVIVGLATNINMLTKMFTESQTNKVNVVEYVQPQSNEYYEKANYVNNSQGGYQRHPYQGSGQQNQWRPNPQGQGNQPWRNDQVGDGNERLSREQNPKQKGTLPSDIIANPKGSGGSPTSHCMAITTWSGKILQGENEQRVEVEDSEQEVELPVVVEAKKVPKEVDDSKLVKFYDILKQLSVNIPFVEAFQDMPGFAKYLKDLITKKKITKNEVVNVTHRVSSIIATTTVQKKEDPGDLPFHAL, encoded by the exons ATGGGCTTGGATGCTATGAAACAATCTATAGCCAAAAATGCAACTGATGGATCTTTTGTGGATAAAACATTTGCGAGGATCACACAAATCCTCGACAAAATGGCGAAACATAACCATGCTTGGCACTCAGAGGATACCACGGGTGGAATTGCATATGGTACTCCTTCTTTGACAACCATGATTAAggagaaccaagaaagagatcAAGTAATTGTCGGGCTTGCCACCAACATCAATATGTTGACAAAGATGTTTACTGAAAGCCAAACAAATAAAGTGAATGTGGTGGAATATGTTCAACCCCAATCAAATGAATATTATGAGAAAGCAAAttatgtcaacaactctcaaggaggTTATCAAAGGCATCCGTACCAAGGTTCAGGACAACAAAACCAATGGAGGCCTAACCCGCAAGGGCAAGGCAACCAACCGTGGCGAAATGACCAAG TTGGAGATGGAAATGAGAGACTCTCAAGAGAGCAAAATCCAAAGCAAAAGGGCACACTCCCAAGTGACATAATTGCAAACCCAAAAGGTAGTGGGGGTAGTCCAACTTCTCATTGTATGGCAATCACAACTTGGAGTGGGAAAATACTTCAAGGAGAGAATGAACAAAGGGTCGAAGTGGAAGATTCCGAACAAGAAGTTGAGCTGCCAGTTGTTGTTGAAGCTAAAAAGGTCCCAAAAGAG gttgatgatagcaaactcgtgaagttctatgacattctcaagcaattatcggtaaatattccatttgtggaagcatttcaagaTATGCCGGGTTTTGCTAAGTATTTGAAAGACTTGATCACCAAGAAGAAAATTACCAagaatgaagtggtgaatgtgactcaccgggttagttccatcattgcaacaaccaccgttcaaaagaaagaagacccgGGAGATTTACCATTCCATGCACTATAG